Proteins encoded together in one Marispirochaeta sp. window:
- a CDS encoding FCD domain-containing protein codes for MKKVYKEIILDIINSVRDQDLAPGDRLPPERDFAEKFGVSRASVREALRVMEIVGLIETRRGGGSYITELNIIPFLSTLAPLFVERQGLTFELLDLRFLLELKAAELAAVKMTPIKASYLMEPIERMKRAVSEENPTLSAKADMEFHERIFEIADHFVLQKSAEFVTTFLEVSIKGRRQLVLERAENPAELYQQHKEIYDAIVTGKPEEASTRMKEHLSLVLEIYRQEDPPLRDQSVGLKGII; via the coding sequence GTGAAGAAGGTTTATAAAGAGATCATTCTGGATATTATCAACTCTGTCCGTGATCAGGACCTGGCTCCCGGTGACCGCCTGCCGCCGGAACGGGATTTTGCCGAGAAATTCGGGGTCTCCCGGGCTTCGGTCAGAGAGGCCCTGCGCGTCATGGAGATTGTCGGTCTTATTGAAACCCGGCGCGGCGGCGGTTCCTATATTACCGAACTCAATATAATTCCCTTTCTCTCTACCCTGGCGCCCCTTTTTGTAGAACGCCAGGGCCTGACCTTTGAACTTCTTGATCTTCGTTTCCTGCTCGAACTGAAGGCTGCTGAACTGGCAGCGGTAAAGATGACGCCGATTAAAGCCAGCTATCTTATGGAACCGATTGAGCGCATGAAACGCGCCGTCTCAGAGGAAAATCCCACCCTGAGTGCCAAGGCGGACATGGAGTTTCACGAGCGTATATTCGAAATCGCGGACCATTTTGTTCTGCAGAAAAGCGCCGAGTTTGTTACCACCTTCCTGGAAGTCTCGATTAAGGGACGCCGCCAGCTGGTGCTGGAACGGGCGGAAAACCCGGCAGAGCTGTATCAGCAGCACAAGGAGATCTATGATGCCATAGTAACCGGCAAGCCGGAAGAGGCTTCGACCCGCATGAAAGAGCACTTGAGCCTGGTGCTGGAGATCTACCGCCAGGAGGATCCTCCGCTTCGTGATCAGTCCGTCGGATTAAAGGGCATCATATAA
- a CDS encoding [Fe-Fe] hydrogenase large subunit C-terminal domain-containing protein, whose amino-acid sequence MTRHSVMLLEDRCKGCTLCVTRCPTEAIRVRGGKAFIITERCIDCGECIRVCPHHAKTVRSDSLAEALALDAPVAMVAPSFYGQFKSSIPMDALLGALQSLGFAGVEEVALGAEIVTEATAGILESGKYPRPLISSSCPAVVRLVEVRFPALLPNLVPLPSPMEVTARLIRQRYGKEASPVFITPCPAKITDARYPLFAEDSSVAAAVPVRDVFAGIVKAIGTVNVAPGAGKTGILWGRSGGESRSVAPGEGIAVDGIRNVSLLLEKIDSGNSEGITFIETMACPGGCVGGALQVENPFMARSRLAARAEESGRETGEHSEQEKCGSLLGAAIMTRENKVMALDSDPERALNKLERLEVLAEELPALDCGSCGAPNCRALAEDIVQGRGKETDCIFVLRAKIRKLTEEMIALDDQRERNGD is encoded by the coding sequence ATGACCCGTCACTCTGTTATGCTGCTTGAGGATCGCTGTAAAGGCTGTACCCTCTGTGTTACCCGCTGTCCCACCGAGGCTATCCGGGTCAGGGGAGGCAAGGCTTTTATCATAACTGAACGCTGCATAGACTGCGGCGAATGTATTCGGGTGTGTCCTCATCATGCAAAAACCGTCCGTTCCGACAGCCTTGCCGAGGCCCTTGCTCTCGATGCACCTGTGGCCATGGTGGCTCCCAGTTTTTACGGACAGTTTAAATCCTCCATTCCTATGGATGCCCTCCTGGGGGCCCTGCAATCCCTTGGTTTTGCCGGAGTTGAGGAGGTTGCTCTGGGAGCGGAGATTGTCACCGAGGCCACGGCCGGGATTCTTGAAAGCGGCAAATATCCCCGGCCCCTTATCTCATCCTCCTGTCCTGCAGTGGTGCGCCTGGTGGAGGTACGGTTCCCTGCTCTGTTGCCCAATCTGGTTCCTCTCCCTTCTCCCATGGAGGTTACGGCCCGGCTTATCAGGCAGCGATACGGAAAAGAAGCTTCTCCGGTTTTTATTACCCCCTGTCCTGCCAAGATTACCGACGCGCGGTATCCTCTGTTTGCGGAGGACTCAAGCGTGGCGGCAGCTGTTCCTGTTCGTGATGTTTTTGCCGGAATTGTAAAGGCCATAGGCACGGTAAATGTTGCACCCGGGGCGGGAAAGACGGGAATTCTCTGGGGCCGCAGCGGTGGAGAGAGCCGTTCCGTGGCCCCTGGAGAGGGAATCGCCGTAGACGGTATACGGAACGTCTCTCTGCTTCTGGAGAAGATCGATTCAGGCAACAGCGAAGGAATTACCTTTATAGAAACCATGGCCTGTCCCGGGGGCTGCGTGGGCGGGGCGCTGCAAGTGGAGAATCCCTTTATGGCGCGATCCCGGCTGGCAGCCCGGGCGGAGGAATCCGGCAGGGAGACAGGAGAACACTCTGAGCAGGAGAAGTGCGGCAGTCTGCTGGGTGCTGCAATCATGACCAGGGAGAACAAGGTCATGGCTCTGGACTCTGACCCGGAGCGTGCCTTAAACAAGCTGGAACGTCTTGAAGTACTTGCAGAAGAACTTCCGGCCCTGGATTGCGGCTCCTGCGGTGCTCCCAATTGCAGGGCTTTGGCAGAGGACATTGTTCAGGGGCGAGGAAAAGAGACGGATTGTATATTCGTACTGCGGGCTAAAATCAGAAAGCTGACCGAAGAGATGATTGCCCTGGATGATCAGCGCGAGAGAAACGGCGATTAA
- a CDS encoding sugar ABC transporter ATP-binding protein, producing the protein MKNIDKRFAGVHALKGVDFDLYSGEIHALVGENGAGKSTLMKVLTGIHPKDFGEIFYMGQLFNPRGPKHALEMGIGIIHQELNMMDHLTVAQNIYIGRESTKGRGLFLSEKNQNRRTEELFRRLNMKIDPTERLGNLTVGKQQMVEIARAVSHNLKVLILDEPTAALTTAEIDELFTIMRDLSSRGVGMIYISHRMDEIGQITDRVSVLRDGEYVGTRNTAETSKDEIINMMVGRVIYEEPKQKSNVPPDAETVLKVSGLNAGKMVKDVSFELRKGEILGFAGLMGAGRTETARAIFGADSIDSGIIEVKGIPVIISSPMDAVAHGIGYLSEDRKRYGLALGLSVSENVVLPTYDFFVNHLFIQSRRIEKVAGDYVKKLNIRTPSLEQLLKNLSGGNQQKVVIAKWLIRNSDILIFDEPTRGIDVGAKSEIYTLMNELVKEGKSIIMISSELPEVLRMSDRILIMCEGRKTGELDISEANQEEIMKYATMRN; encoded by the coding sequence ATGAAGAATATCGATAAACGTTTCGCCGGGGTTCATGCCCTTAAAGGGGTGGATTTTGATCTTTACTCCGGGGAAATCCACGCTCTTGTCGGTGAAAACGGTGCGGGAAAGTCCACGCTGATGAAGGTGCTTACCGGTATCCATCCGAAAGATTTTGGTGAAATTTTCTATATGGGCCAGTTGTTCAACCCGCGGGGTCCCAAACACGCCCTGGAGATGGGAATCGGAATAATCCATCAGGAACTGAACATGATGGACCATCTTACAGTCGCCCAGAATATTTATATCGGGAGAGAATCCACAAAGGGCCGCGGCCTGTTCCTCAGCGAAAAGAATCAAAACAGGCGCACGGAAGAGCTGTTTAGGCGACTCAATATGAAGATTGATCCCACCGAACGTCTGGGGAACCTGACCGTCGGAAAACAGCAGATGGTGGAGATAGCCCGGGCGGTCTCACACAATCTTAAGGTCCTTATTCTGGACGAACCGACGGCGGCCCTCACCACTGCGGAAATAGACGAATTGTTCACAATTATGCGCGATCTTTCTTCCCGGGGAGTCGGGATGATCTACATTTCTCATCGAATGGATGAAATCGGCCAGATAACCGACAGGGTAAGTGTTCTGAGAGACGGAGAGTACGTGGGCACCCGGAATACTGCGGAGACCAGCAAAGACGAAATAATCAATATGATGGTCGGCCGGGTTATCTACGAGGAACCGAAACAGAAAAGCAATGTTCCGCCGGATGCTGAAACCGTGCTGAAGGTAAGCGGTCTGAACGCCGGAAAAATGGTTAAGGATGTCAGCTTCGAACTGCGCAAGGGAGAGATCCTCGGTTTCGCCGGACTCATGGGAGCCGGACGAACCGAAACAGCGAGAGCCATCTTCGGTGCGGACAGTATTGACAGCGGAATTATCGAGGTCAAGGGAATACCGGTCATTATCAGTTCCCCCATGGACGCGGTTGCCCACGGCATCGGTTATCTTTCCGAGGACCGTAAACGCTACGGACTGGCCCTGGGTTTGAGTGTGAGCGAGAACGTTGTTCTTCCAACCTATGATTTCTTTGTAAATCATCTTTTTATTCAGAGCAGAAGGATAGAGAAGGTGGCAGGTGATTATGTGAAGAAACTGAATATTAGAACACCTTCCCTTGAACAGCTGCTGAAAAACCTGTCCGGCGGAAATCAGCAGAAGGTTGTTATCGCCAAATGGCTTATCCGAAACAGCGATATTCTGATTTTCGACGAACCGACCAGAGGTATCGATGTGGGTGCAAAGAGCGAAATCTACACACTTATGAACGAACTGGTAAAAGAGGGTAAATCCATCATCATGATCTCTTCGGAACTTCCGGAGGTTCTGCGCATGAGCGACCGCATACTGATTATGTGCGAAGGCAGAAAAACCGGAGAGCTCGATATAAGCGAAGCAAACCAGGAAGAGATTATGAAATACGCAACAATGCGCAACTGA
- a CDS encoding ABC transporter permease gives MKNLFSEKSLQKLMAPAALVILYLFFGFFGRNFFSYATLVNIFDASYYIGFIAIGVTFVIITGGIDLSVGTVMMCASIIGGTAYRTWGWPMEASLLLILLVGTLFGFFNGLMVSRLKLPPFIATLGTMMISMGVGSIVSNVRSATFPTRAGEDGWFKNIFKIITEDYNSIPTGAVVLLIVALIAYIILTKTRMGRYIFAIGSNKEAARLSGINVKKWEMMAYVTSGVCAGIGGIAFPAVYTTVMPAQGQGFELYAIAAAVIGGTSLSGGIGSVFGTLIGVYIISVLRSGLPAMDLQAHYQTFFTGVVVIGAVLLDIYRNKKASEVRVLSAADVYREDVNEKIRDLKQRLSSAGDEEIKEIKNEIAELKQERNREFRKMKSEQKHTQAQVKREERQADEELKRQLKDESEE, from the coding sequence ATGAAAAACCTATTTAGCGAAAAGAGTCTGCAGAAGCTTATGGCTCCTGCGGCGCTGGTTATCCTTTATCTGTTCTTCGGATTTTTCGGGAGGAACTTTTTCTCCTACGCCACCCTGGTGAATATCTTCGATGCCTCCTACTACATTGGTTTTATTGCCATTGGAGTAACCTTTGTTATTATAACCGGCGGAATAGACCTTTCTGTGGGAACGGTGATGATGTGCGCGTCCATTATCGGCGGCACCGCCTACCGGACCTGGGGCTGGCCCATGGAAGCCTCCCTTCTGCTGATTCTGCTTGTTGGGACTCTTTTCGGTTTTTTTAACGGGCTGATGGTTTCCAGGCTGAAGCTGCCTCCTTTCATCGCTACCCTTGGTACGATGATGATCTCCATGGGAGTGGGGTCAATTGTATCGAACGTCAGAAGCGCGACCTTTCCCACCCGCGCTGGCGAAGACGGATGGTTTAAAAACATTTTCAAGATCATTACGGAGGACTACAATTCCATACCGACCGGTGCGGTGGTTCTGCTTATTGTGGCGCTGATTGCTTACATCATCCTGACGAAAACCAGGATGGGACGGTACATATTTGCCATCGGCAGCAACAAGGAAGCCGCCAGGCTTTCCGGGATAAATGTGAAGAAATGGGAAATGATGGCCTATGTTACCAGCGGGGTCTGCGCAGGCATAGGAGGAATCGCTTTTCCCGCGGTCTACACCACGGTCATGCCTGCACAGGGGCAGGGCTTCGAGCTCTACGCCATAGCTGCCGCGGTAATCGGAGGTACATCCCTGTCCGGTGGAATCGGATCGGTTTTTGGAACCCTTATCGGTGTCTATATCATAAGCGTTCTGCGTTCCGGTCTTCCGGCTATGGATCTGCAGGCTCATTACCAGACCTTTTTTACCGGGGTTGTGGTAATCGGCGCCGTACTGCTGGACATCTATCGCAATAAAAAAGCTTCAGAGGTTCGCGTTCTTTCGGCGGCAGATGTGTACCGTGAGGATGTGAACGAAAAAATCAGGGATCTCAAGCAGCGCTTATCCTCTGCAGGCGACGAAGAAATAAAAGAGATAAAAAATGAGATCGCTGAACTGAAGCAGGAACGGAACCGTGAGTTCCGTAAAATGAAAAGCGAGCAGAAACATACCCAGGCGCAGGTAAAGAGAGAGGAGCGCCAGGCTGATGAGGAGCTGAAACGCCAGCTGAAAGATGAATCCGAAGAATAG
- the argF gene encoding ornithine carbamoyltransferase: MPVNLKGRSLISLKDFTPAEIRYLLDLSLDLKQKKRAGIPGNLLAGRNIVLLFEKTSTRTRCAFEVAAFDEGARVTFLTNSQIGKKESIKDTARVLGSMYDGIEFRGFRQETVEELAACAGVPVWNGLTDRYHPTQVLADLMTLEEMVPKPLSHMKLAYIGDARNNMGNSLLIGCAKMGINFTAVAPKELFPDPVLVDQMREVAAQSGSVIELSEDIPRGVAGSDAVYTDVWVSMGEEDQFARRIALLKPYQVTKEMLEMTGNPDVRFLHCLPSFHDLNTETGRAVHDEFGLDAMEVSDEVFEGRNSVVFDQAENRMHTIKAVMAATIGNL; this comes from the coding sequence ATGCCTGTAAATCTTAAGGGTCGCAGCCTTATCAGCCTCAAAGATTTTACCCCTGCCGAGATCCGCTACCTTCTTGACCTTTCTCTTGACCTGAAGCAGAAGAAGCGTGCCGGTATCCCGGGAAATCTGCTTGCCGGTAGAAACATCGTCCTGCTTTTCGAAAAGACCTCCACCCGTACCCGCTGCGCCTTTGAGGTGGCAGCCTTTGATGAAGGCGCCCGGGTAACCTTTCTAACCAACAGCCAGATTGGGAAAAAGGAGTCGATTAAGGATACTGCCCGGGTCCTGGGCAGTATGTACGACGGCATAGAGTTTCGCGGGTTCCGGCAGGAGACGGTGGAGGAGCTTGCCGCCTGTGCGGGAGTCCCGGTCTGGAACGGACTAACCGACCGCTACCACCCGACCCAGGTACTGGCGGATCTGATGACCCTGGAAGAGATGGTCCCGAAGCCCCTGTCTCACATGAAGCTTGCCTATATCGGGGATGCCCGCAACAATATGGGAAACTCCCTGCTTATCGGCTGTGCCAAGATGGGGATTAATTTTACCGCTGTTGCCCCCAAAGAGCTTTTTCCTGATCCTGTGCTTGTAGACCAGATGCGGGAGGTAGCCGCACAAAGCGGCTCCGTAATCGAGCTGAGCGAGGACATCCCCCGGGGTGTTGCCGGCTCAGATGCCGTCTATACCGATGTCTGGGTCTCCATGGGCGAGGAAGACCAGTTTGCCCGGCGAATTGCTCTTTTAAAGCCTTACCAGGTTACCAAAGAGATGCTTGAGATGACCGGCAACCCGGATGTCCGGTTCCTCCATTGTCTACCCTCCTTTCATGATCTGAATACGGAGACCGGCAGGGCGGTACACGACGAGTTCGGCCTTGATGCCATGGAGGTCAGCGACGAGGTTTTTGAGGGCCGGAACTCCGTGGTCTTTGACCAGGCGGAAAACCGCATGCACACCATTAAAGCAGTCATGGCGGCTACTATCGGGAACCTGTAG
- a CDS encoding acyl-CoA thioesterase, protein MNTYTIVRMEHLNHHGNLFGGQMLKWVDENAWLTAAKEYPGCMLVTRAMDDIAFRNPVPVGAILRFDTRETRHGRTSLTYSVDVWSDEPGAREEKLVFSTSVTFACVDCEGNKAPVPPRGGEKPGACRD, encoded by the coding sequence ATGAACACCTACACTATCGTACGCATGGAACATTTAAATCATCACGGCAATCTGTTCGGCGGCCAGATGCTCAAATGGGTCGATGAGAATGCCTGGCTGACAGCAGCAAAGGAGTACCCCGGATGCATGCTCGTAACCAGGGCCATGGACGATATTGCCTTCAGAAACCCGGTACCGGTGGGAGCAATTCTGCGCTTTGATACCCGGGAGACCCGCCACGGCCGGACTTCTCTTACATACAGCGTCGATGTGTGGTCGGATGAACCGGGAGCCAGGGAGGAGAAGCTGGTCTTCTCTACCTCCGTAACCTTCGCCTGCGTCGATTGCGAAGGAAACAAAGCCCCTGTTCCACCCCGGGGGGGAGAAAAACCAGGAGCCTGCCGGGATTAA
- a CDS encoding ATP-binding protein, with the protein MKKIYTVTPDILNAAGEVSTQVKRLLQQLGVSQKDVRRFSVALYEGEINMAVHADGGTAEIDISPGQISAVLKDKGPGIADVELAMQEGYSTANEYIRELGFGAGMGLPNMKRYTDIFSLESSPGSGTTVSFTVFLSGTAE; encoded by the coding sequence ATGAAAAAGATTTATACTGTTACTCCGGATATCCTTAATGCTGCGGGTGAAGTTTCCACCCAGGTAAAGCGTCTTCTGCAGCAGCTTGGGGTTTCCCAGAAGGATGTCCGCAGGTTTTCTGTGGCCCTGTACGAAGGAGAGATCAATATGGCGGTACACGCCGACGGTGGTACTGCGGAAATAGATATAAGCCCCGGACAGATCAGTGCCGTGCTGAAGGACAAGGGGCCCGGAATCGCCGATGTTGAGCTTGCCATGCAGGAGGGGTATTCCACAGCCAACGAGTATATCCGGGAGCTTGGTTTCGGTGCGGGGATGGGATTGCCTAACATGAAGCGTTATACTGATATATTTTCTTTGGAGTCTTCTCCGGGGTCCGGAACTACCGTCTCTTTTACTGTCTTTTTAAGCGGGACTGCTGAATGA
- a CDS encoding substrate-binding domain-containing protein: MNVSKRACIVVLAMIMLTVFTLGVFAGGQKDGGRAYIAVVSKGEQHDFWQQVKLGAQTAATELGVDMTFEGPASESDVQDQVEMLNAALAKAPAAIALAALDTNSVIDQLIEARNRKIPVIGFDSGVPEAPEGSIYANASTDNYNAAGVAAEKMFEVIKDDIKSASAANPVKIVVMNQDASGESLLSRGRGFRDRMVELVVSQAGIAKSDIKVMGNPAYIASDSPTSGSKIMIEMVVPASASASDSMAASTAVLNRVDEQNILGIFCSNEATVKGLLAATNDGSALPQNYSDLVVIGYDAGAGQKNAVRKGYFLGSITQDPFQIGYKAVELAVKAYKGESVSDVDTGAKFYNADNMDDADIKGLLYD; the protein is encoded by the coding sequence ATGAATGTATCGAAGAGAGCATGTATCGTGGTTTTAGCAATGATCATGCTGACGGTTTTCACTCTGGGAGTATTCGCCGGAGGGCAGAAAGACGGAGGAAGAGCCTACATCGCTGTTGTATCCAAGGGTGAGCAGCACGACTTCTGGCAGCAGGTAAAACTGGGTGCCCAGACAGCGGCCACGGAGCTGGGAGTCGACATGACCTTTGAAGGACCTGCTTCGGAAAGTGATGTGCAGGATCAGGTTGAAATGCTCAACGCGGCTCTGGCAAAGGCTCCCGCAGCAATTGCCCTGGCAGCACTTGATACCAACTCGGTTATAGACCAGCTGATCGAAGCCCGCAACCGAAAGATCCCGGTAATTGGTTTTGACTCCGGTGTTCCCGAGGCCCCGGAAGGATCTATTTACGCAAATGCTTCTACCGATAACTATAACGCAGCCGGTGTCGCCGCCGAGAAGATGTTCGAAGTAATAAAAGACGATATAAAATCAGCAAGCGCCGCTAATCCGGTGAAGATTGTGGTCATGAATCAGGATGCTTCCGGTGAATCTCTGCTGAGCCGCGGACGCGGATTCCGGGACAGAATGGTTGAACTTGTTGTCTCCCAGGCAGGAATTGCCAAGAGCGACATAAAGGTCATGGGGAACCCGGCTTACATTGCCTCCGACAGCCCCACCTCGGGCAGTAAGATCATGATCGAAATGGTCGTTCCCGCCTCCGCATCGGCAAGCGACTCCATGGCTGCATCCACCGCGGTACTGAACAGGGTTGATGAGCAGAATATTCTCGGCATTTTCTGTTCCAACGAAGCAACCGTTAAGGGTCTTCTCGCTGCGACCAACGACGGTTCGGCACTGCCCCAGAACTATTCCGACCTGGTGGTTATCGGATACGACGCCGGAGCAGGACAGAAAAACGCTGTACGTAAAGGTTACTTCCTTGGTTCTATAACCCAGGATCCCTTTCAGATCGGCTACAAGGCAGTTGAACTGGCAGTTAAGGCATACAAGGGCGAATCTGTTTCCGACGTTGATACAGGCGCGAAATTCTACAATGCAGACAACATGGACGATGCCGATATCAAAGGTCTTCTGTACGATTGA
- a CDS encoding glycerophosphodiester phosphodiesterase, with translation MISARDILSLRTGVFAHRGNSASFPENTLPAFRSAFDLDCPMVETDLHMTADDELVLWHDERTGRNTNRDLVIAETTLADLRSLDAGFSHRGHKGDYPFRGMGLYIMTLNELLEEFPDRVFNIDLKSPNPRIAVRYAEVLAAHRAWERIITGSFHGPVLRRFRRLAPACLSSMSPAEVRTAVVLNRPGLNIARPLALGLIKGRVFQVPEVHGNLQVVNRRLISSWAKSGIPVQVWTVNDPQEAKRLLRMGVRGIFTDTPETMLQALKGFDPDGDGLSF, from the coding sequence ATGATTTCCGCCAGAGACATTCTTTCTCTTCGGACCGGTGTTTTTGCCCATCGGGGCAATTCAGCTTCCTTTCCGGAAAACACCCTTCCCGCTTTTCGCAGCGCCTTCGATCTCGACTGCCCCATGGTGGAGACAGACCTGCATATGACCGCAGACGACGAGCTGGTACTGTGGCACGATGAAAGGACCGGCAGAAACACCAACCGGGACCTGGTAATAGCGGAAACGACCCTTGCGGACTTACGAAGCCTTGACGCCGGTTTCAGCCACAGGGGCCATAAGGGAGATTATCCCTTCCGTGGGATGGGCCTGTACATCATGACCCTGAACGAGCTGCTGGAGGAATTCCCAGACAGGGTATTCAATATTGATCTGAAAAGCCCGAACCCCAGGATTGCTGTGCGCTATGCCGAGGTATTGGCGGCTCACCGCGCCTGGGAGCGGATAATTACCGGGAGTTTTCACGGACCGGTCTTGCGCCGGTTTCGCCGCCTGGCCCCGGCCTGCCTTAGCTCAATGAGTCCGGCTGAGGTCCGCACGGCGGTGGTTCTCAACCGGCCGGGGCTGAATATTGCCAGACCTTTGGCCTTGGGACTTATCAAAGGCCGGGTATTCCAGGTGCCGGAGGTCCATGGAAACTTGCAGGTGGTAAACCGAAGACTGATTTCCTCCTGGGCAAAATCCGGTATTCCGGTGCAGGTCTGGACCGTCAACGATCCACAGGAGGCCAAACGGCTATTACGAATGGGGGTCCGGGGAATCTTTACGGACACCCCGGAAACAATGCTGCAGGCCCTGAAGGGTTTTGATCCTGATGGAGATGGATTGTCCTTTTAG